The following proteins are co-located in the Chitinivibrio alkaliphilus ACht1 genome:
- a CDS encoding sodium/proline symporter: MVYSFLAFLLFFGLIGLSSVLKSKGTKKDYYIASSSVRPSLVGLSAVSTNNSGYMFIGMIGYTFVNGLSSLWVMIGWIGGDFLSSLYIHRKLRNTVSTTGEVSFAGTLSNWWGDKNRLLQKTIGLITLVFLLAYAGAQLVAGSKALEVLFGWPLWAGAVMGAGLVLAYCIAGGIRASIWTDAAQSIVMIVAMTMLLFVALRDAGGVSGAIHHLGEVEGFLSLFPDDLIIPGLAGGFLFAVSWAFAGLSVIGQPHIMIRFMALNTNEHMRSAKWWYYVWFTFFYLAAIGVGMLSRIYFTEGAFDEELALPMMAQELLHPGLAGVILAGVFAATMSTADSVILSCSSAFTHDVLGSKIRSTAGIKIATGCITLGALGWALVNQQSVFNLVIMAWSGLASAFAPLLIVLTLGMKPPQHVSILAVITGFITALLWRYFSLHLFVYEGMPGILVGLGIFLAYRIHRGRSLKEMTA; this comes from the coding sequence ATGGTATACAGTTTTCTTGCGTTTTTGCTCTTTTTTGGGCTGATTGGGTTGAGCTCCGTCCTCAAAAGCAAAGGTACAAAAAAAGATTACTACATTGCGAGCAGCTCTGTTCGCCCCTCCCTGGTGGGGCTCTCTGCGGTGTCAACTAACAACAGTGGCTATATGTTTATCGGTATGATTGGGTACACCTTTGTAAACGGCTTGTCTTCGCTCTGGGTGATGATTGGGTGGATCGGCGGAGATTTTCTCTCCTCCCTGTATATTCACCGGAAGCTTCGTAACACCGTAAGTACAACCGGTGAAGTGAGCTTTGCCGGCACTTTAAGTAACTGGTGGGGGGATAAGAATCGGCTTTTACAAAAAACCATTGGGCTTATCACCTTGGTGTTTCTTCTTGCCTATGCCGGAGCTCAGCTTGTGGCAGGCAGTAAGGCCTTGGAGGTTCTTTTTGGGTGGCCCCTGTGGGCGGGTGCTGTCATGGGGGCTGGACTTGTTTTAGCCTATTGTATCGCCGGGGGGATTCGCGCATCTATTTGGACTGATGCAGCTCAATCCATTGTGATGATTGTTGCCATGACCATGCTACTTTTTGTTGCCCTGCGAGATGCTGGCGGGGTGTCGGGGGCAATACACCATCTTGGAGAAGTGGAGGGGTTTCTCTCTCTCTTTCCCGATGATCTCATTATTCCCGGTCTTGCGGGCGGATTTCTTTTTGCGGTAAGCTGGGCCTTTGCTGGCTTGTCGGTAATCGGACAGCCCCATATTATGATACGTTTCATGGCATTGAACACAAATGAGCATATGCGCTCTGCCAAGTGGTGGTATTATGTGTGGTTTACCTTTTTCTATCTTGCCGCGATCGGTGTGGGAATGCTTTCACGAATCTATTTTACCGAAGGGGCCTTTGATGAAGAGCTTGCCTTGCCCATGATGGCTCAGGAGTTGCTCCATCCCGGTCTTGCCGGCGTTATTCTTGCCGGGGTGTTTGCTGCCACCATGTCAACGGCAGATTCTGTTATCCTAAGTTGTTCCTCCGCCTTCACCCACGACGTGCTTGGATCGAAAATACGCAGTACTGCGGGAATAAAGATTGCCACGGGGTGTATTACCCTGGGGGCACTTGGATGGGCCTTGGTAAATCAGCAATCTGTATTTAACCTTGTTATTATGGCGTGGTCCGGTTTGGCAAGTGCCTTTGCTCCCCTTCTCATTGTTTTGACCCTTGGTATGAAACCACCCCAGCATGTATCGATACTTGCGGTCATAACTGGGTTTATCACGGCCCTTCTCTGGAGATACTTTTCGCTCCATCTCTTTGTCTATGAGGGCATGCCTGGTATTTTGGTTGGGCTGGGAATCTTTTTGGCATATCGCATACACCGGGGGAGATCTCTCAAAGAGATGACGGCTTAG
- a CDS encoding HAD-IA family hydrolase, with product MSRWVLFDFDGTIAESTDALLSFFNSHIYGRYSSQKLTADDFHTLRSLSLAEKIRFINVPFYKIPLLVRMCRKHFHTMIDDLHIVEGLEEACLSLRQQGYRLGIVSTNNRENIVNFLEQKGVSSLFSLVMCDSGPFLSVKHRTLRKFLRQENITGEAVVYVGDELRDILACRETAIPVVSVAWGWENRELLEKNNPGCVIEDTRELPGIIATLSTQNQLKHVPLSS from the coding sequence ATGAGTAGATGGGTTCTTTTTGACTTTGATGGGACCATTGCCGAATCAACCGATGCACTTCTTTCCTTTTTCAATTCCCATATTTATGGACGCTATTCGTCACAAAAACTCACTGCTGATGATTTCCATACGTTGCGGAGCCTTTCCTTGGCAGAGAAGATCCGTTTTATTAACGTACCTTTTTATAAAATCCCCCTCCTTGTGCGAATGTGCCGTAAACATTTTCATACCATGATTGATGATCTACACATTGTCGAAGGGCTTGAAGAGGCCTGTCTTTCCTTGCGTCAGCAGGGCTATCGTTTGGGGATTGTGTCCACAAATAACCGAGAAAACATCGTGAATTTTTTAGAGCAAAAGGGGGTTTCATCTCTCTTTTCTTTGGTTATGTGTGATAGCGGCCCCTTTTTATCGGTAAAACATCGTACCTTACGAAAGTTTCTTCGACAGGAGAATATTACGGGAGAAGCGGTGGTATATGTGGGAGATGAATTACGTGATATTTTAGCATGCAGAGAAACGGCGATTCCCGTGGTATCAGTAGCATGGGGATGGGAAAATCGTGAGCTCCTTGAGAAAAATAATCCCGGATGTGTTATTGAGGATACGCGCGAACTTCCAGGTATTATTGCAACTCTTTCTACACAGAACCAATTAAAACACGTACCTCTTTCTTCATAA